TCCTCCATTGGTAATGTTACAAAACATATTTGACCTCACAAATACAGCAACCATGGAGTGAAGGCAATAGTAACAGCCAAGGAGTTAAGGCCATGGTAACCACCATGGTTGAAGGCCATGAATTATCCTTATGGCTGCTGTTACAAAGAGAATTAATGTCTGATACTAATTTCTGGAATTAGTGACCTTGTAATCCCCCTATAAAAGGGCACCATGAGATCAATAAGAAAATGCGCCATTTCACTACATTCTTGTCTCTACCATTTTTATTCTACAATAGGTAATTTTCCTCAGGTCAACTTTAACAAATCTGTTTGTTACAGCTACAATATGATTTCTCCCAATTACTTTTCGCTATTGTAGCAGTTTATGTGTGCAATGCAATGAGCTAAGTGAAATCTAAGCTTCATTCTGTAGGATCTTACTATAATTCATTTTCATTTGTTCACATTGAGCTAATATTCATCATATCTTTTCTTTCTGGTAAGCCTTTCTACCCATCTCATGATTTGCTTCTTTGACATACCATTTGTTTACTAGAAATATCTACCATGCTGTTGCTAATTTCCATTGCTTGATCTTCATGCCATGCATGTCATCTGTGAATAGAGGATCATTAGGTATGAGATATCTACCATGCTGTGGCATTGTGCTTATGTTGCTTGTTAGACTGGTTATGATTATGGTTGTTGCTAGCAAAACTTCTGCACCAATTATAAATGCTTTTTGTTAGACTGGTGGCATTCATGCATCTTTTCTTCTGAGAATAAATGCtttttgttatatatatatatatcatgtacTCTACTCTACACTAGATACGCTACTAACAGGTCTATGGACGGATGAGCCTTGCAACGCAGACGGTGATTTCCTCATTGTTCCCCAGAAAGGAAGTAAGTCGTCGTCCTCAGATTACCTTCCTTTAGTATGTAATGTTTGTTTTTTGCAACTATTTTTCAGAAAAGGGTGATGTTTCCAGATTTGGCTCCACTGATGTGGCACTCTTTTGGCACAATGATTGTGCTGCTGTATGTATGTAGCAACCCTTGTGCTCTTCTATGCATACTTATAGTATGATCAAGCTTATTTGGAGCTTTGTGTGTATTCTGTCATGTTCTGTTTTCATGATCAGTCTGTTATGTTATTCATTCCCGATTCAATCCTTGAGTTCATGGCTATATCAATTTTCTTAATATATATTTGTGAAGTTTAAACCAATCTCATAGGTCAGCCTTTTAGTATGTCTGACTACTTGAAAATTATGCtgctataattatatattatatatgttgtacaaatgatgcaatattattatatgaaaatattttttttgatgagaaaaaagtcttcaccaacggttccagatatgaaccggcggtgatgggtgcacatcaccaacggttGGCGCACGCATCACCACCGGtttatgaaccggcggtgatgaaccCCCTTCATCACCGCCAGttctggaaccggcggtgatggccccgctatcaccatcgacttaaatccaacggtacccaaaaccgttggtgatgcacttttagaaccggcggtgataggggtAGCTGTAGTAGTGCCCCGAGGGGAAATGATTCCCGTTGTCATGTATTTTGCGTAAACGACAGCATGTACATATGTATTGTCAGAATGGATGGGAcaggttcccaaaaattttcaccacaAAATTTGTGTCTCTCCCTTTGGACacgtgtatggagtactaaatatagttaaacaacaaaactagTTGCACAAtttggatgtacacggcgagatgaatcttttgagtctaattagtgcatgattagtcataagtgctacagtaactcatttgtgctaatgatgcgttaaaggcctcaaaagattcgtctcacagtttccaggtgagttctgaaattagttttttaattagtgttcgaaaaatcctcccgacatctggtgaAATTGTTGATTTGACAACTAAAATTTTttgatttgggaactaaacgcgcccttttCATCGACAGGACAAAGGAAGACGCATGCACACGACGACGATCGAGCTAGGTAGCCGCGCGACTCGATCAGGAGAGCGAGGAAGGGCTGGAGGGGGAGACCGGCCGAAGACGAGCCGGCGGCCAGCGGATGCCGATCGGACTCTAGGCTCTAGCCTCTAGACTGTCgcgttgcagacttgcagtccCGTCGCCCGGGGCCGTGTGTCATCCGGTGCCACTGCTCCCCACCACTGCCGTGGCCGTCGGCTTCTGCCGGAGTGCTGCCCGAAAGCACTGCTTCTAGCTTGCAGACAGTTGCCAGTGCCTTCGCCATGGCGATGACTGATGGAGGACAGAACTTGAAGCATCACTGAAATTAAAAGGCGATATGTATGATGGCCTATAGACACGGTGTCGATCTCGGCTCCTCTATCCAAGACAAAGCAAATTGAAAAGGTTTTATAGCTCACTTGGATATTTAGCTAGTATTTGTTTACAttgcacaaataaataaaaccAATCAAATATTAGTCAGCACAAACTCCACAAatatactactccctccttccaagTTTATAAAGCATAATGGAACATGGCATGGTATTCAAATGAtattttgaccatttatttattatatattatatcatttatgattataaatttataattattgtaaactatatttgattatgaatccaattatataaaatttacattataaaaataaaaaattaataatcAAATTATTGGTTAAAAATAGAAAGGTTTGAATCTGTGCGTGCCTTATCTACAAGCACCAGCCACATCAATATTTCTCTGCAATTATCATTCAACAAGGCTCCTCGGTTGCCCGCGGATCGATCACATGATGGCGCACGACGAGGCCGCGTCGGGGTgggtgtcgtcgtcgtcgtagctGTACCGGCCGGCGTACGGGTACGGGcgcacggcggccggccgggagTAGTAGTAGCCGCTGTAGCGCGGTTGCCACTGGTGCTGCGGGcccgcggcgatggcggcggtggtcgCGGCCGGCTTCGTCctgtcggcggcgccgccgcctccgacgaCCTCCACCTGGACGATCTGCGCGGCGCCCACCTTCTTCCGCAGGTAGCTCGTCAGGCTGACGGCGTCCAGGCCGTcgccgaccaccaccagatgGTTCCGCTCCCTCCCTTCCATGGCCACGGACTGCACACCTGCAGCACACGAGGATGGCGAAACCGGGGAGTAGTACATGGTCAGCGACGCGTGCTCCAGGTCGACGGTGACACAGTGTATGTAATTAAGCAATGCCTACCGTGTGCCGTGGC
This sequence is a window from Panicum virgatum strain AP13 chromosome 7K, P.virgatum_v5, whole genome shotgun sequence. Protein-coding genes within it:
- the LOC120643052 gene encoding disease resistance protein Pik-1-like encodes the protein MKQRIVIKVQMSGDKSRSKALGLVATAHGVQSVAMEGRERNHLVVVGDGLDAVSLTSYLRKKVGAAQIVQVEVVGGGGAADRTKPAATTAAIAAGPQHQWQPRYSGYYYSRPAAVRPYPYAGRYSYDDDDTHPDAASSCAIM